The sequence below is a genomic window from Halosolutus gelatinilyticus.
GATAGCGTACGAGCACGACGAGACGATCGCTCACCGCCTCGACCCCCGATCAAAGCTCGCGGTCCAGATCGGGTTCGCCGCGACCGCGCTGGCGCACACGTCTCCGCGGGCGCTGGTCGCCCTCTCCGCCGTGGCCGCGGTCTTCCTCGCGGCCGCGCGGCTGCCGGTGTGGCGGACGCTCGTCGCGTACCGGTTCGCGCTCGTCGTCGTCGCGATCGCGCCGCTGCTCTCGGCTGCGACGCTCGGCTCGCCGTGGATCGACGTCGACGCCGGCCTCGCGTCCGCCCGCGCCGGGTATCGCGTTCTGCTGGTGTTACTCGTCAGCGCCGCCTACGTGCGATCGACGCCGGTTCGCGACTCCCGCGCCGCGATTCAGCGGACGATCCCCGGCAAGCCCGGCCAGGTCCTCGGCGTCGGCGTCGCGCTCGTCTTCCGATTCCTCCCCGTTCTCCGGGCCGACTTCCGGACGATCCGAGATGCGATGGCCGCGCGGCTCGGAACCGAGCGAAGCGCCGTCGATCGGGCCGGAACGATCGGCGCGATCGGGCTCTCGCGAGCGTTCGATCGCGCCGATCGGCTCGCGCTCGCGCTGCAGGCGCGGTGTTTCGCGTGGAACCCGACCCTCCCGGCACTGTGGTTCGGTCCGCTCGATTACCTCGCGGTCGCGCTCGGGATCGCACTCGCGCTGTCCGCGCTGCTGTGAATCATCGGAAACAGTCACCCGCGGGCCACGCGGCCTCCCTCGCTACGCCCGAGCGCTCTCGACGTCGCCGATCGCTCGATCCGGATTCGCCGATCCCCGATTTTCGCTCGCCGATCGCTCGACCGGGCTCGCCGACCGGACACGTTCGAATCGAACCGAGGGCACCGAAAATCGTTTCGGTGCGCGTTAGCGCTCGGTTTTCTGATCCGAGTCGTCGACCGGGATGTCGTCCGCCTCGGTCGAGTCGACGAAGGTGAACACGTCGTCGCGGTCGGCGCCGGATTCGGACTGCGCGGGTCGGTCGTCGGTATCCGCGTTCGACTCGTCGCCCTCGGTCGCGTTGCGATCCTGCAACAGGTCGTCGAACGCCGATCCCTCGTCGCGGACGTCGATCGTGTCCGCGGAGAACGATCGGTCCAGGTCGATGTCCGCGTCCGTCTCGAACTCGTCGAGCTTCGACGACAGCTCCGACGCCTGCTGTGAGAGGGTGTTGGCCGAGTGGGTGATCTCGGTGAGGGCGGTCGTCTGCTCCTCCCCGGCGGCGGCGACGGTCTCGGCCTCGTTCGTGGTCTCCCTGGAGATGGTCGAAACCTCGTCGATCATGGAGACGACTTCCTGCGTCGACGCCGCCTGCTGTTCGGTCGCGGCCGAGATCTCCTGTACGCCGTCGTTCGTTTCGGCCGCGTACCTCGCGATTTCCTCAAGCGCCTCGACCGCCTCCGCGACCGCCTCGCGGTGGTCGGCGATCTGCTGGCTGGTTCGCTGTACCCCTTCTGCCGTGCGTCCGGTCTGGGTCTTGATCGCCTCGATGCGGTTCTCGATGTCCTCGGCGGTCACTTTGGTCTCTTCGGCGAGTTCTTTGACCTCGCTTGCGACGGCGGAGAACCCTTCGCCCGAGTTGGCCGAGCGGCTGGCCTCGATGTTGGCGTTCAGCGCCAGCATGTTCGTCTGCTCGGCCACCTCGCCGATACTCTCGACGAGCTCGTCGATCTGTTCGATCTCGGTTTCGAGCCGCTCGATCTCCGCGACGGCCCGCTCCGATTCGTCCGAAATATCTCCCATCCCCTCGATGGCGTTCTGTGCGGTCTCTCGACCCGTTCGGCCCGTCTCGGCGGTTCGCCTGGCGAGGGTCGCGACCTCGTTCGAGGAGGAAGCGATCTCTTCGGTCGTCGTCGACAACCCGTCCATCTCGGCGTCGATCGTCTGCAGGTTCTCGTTCTGGCGCTCGGCGCCGTCGGCGATCTCCTGGATGGATCCCGCGACCTGCTCGCTCGCGCTGTGGACTTCCTCCGTACCGGCGGTCACTTCCTCGCTCGCCGCCGCGACGGCGGTCGCGAACTGCGAGAGCTGCTCGGTGGTTTCCTCGAGTTCGGCGATCATCTCGTTGAACTCGACGGCGATGTCCGACATCGCCTCGCTCTCGCTTTCGGGGTCCAGCCGACGGGTGAGATCGCCCTCGGCGCACTCGCGCATCACGGTTCTGTACTCGTCGGCCTTCTGCTCTAAGTGACGGTTCAGACGGGTCGTCTCGTCCCGAGCCTGCTCGGCCCGCTGGCGCGCCCGTTCGACCTCCTCGATCTGCTCGCGCAGCGAGACGCGCATGCTGTCGAACGCGTCGTAGAGCCGGCCGATCTCGTCCGATCGACTGGTCTCGAGTTCGGCGTCGAGATCGCCGTCTTCGAGCTTTTCGGTCTGTTCGACCAGCCGGCCGATCGATCGGGACGTGTTGCGTCCGACGATCGCACCGATGAGCCCGAGCCCGAGCAGCGAGAACGCCACCAGCGCGAGCACCGACTGCGTGATATCGTCCTGGAGCGCGTACGCCGCTTCGGCGGGGATGTGCGTCATGACGACCCAGTTGGTCTCCGGGATCGGAGCGTATCCCATGGCCATCATGCCGTGGGCGTCCATCTCCATCTCGAGGTAGCCCGTCTCACCGCGGATGCCGCGTTTGACCGCCATCGACTCGACCGAGAGCTCGGCGTCGCCCCCCATATTCTGGGTGTTGATGTCCCCCTTGTCGTGGCTCATGACGACAGTTCCCCGGGAGTCGACAACGTGGGTGAACGCTCCCTCCGAGACGGACGGTCGCTCCAGTTGGTTCGTCTGCGTTTCGAGGTCGACGACGACCACGATCACTCGATCGGGGTCGTCCGGAACCGAACTGACGAACGCGACCGCCGGCACGTCGGCCACCGGATCGTGGTAGGGATGGGTCACGGTCACGTGTCCCGCCTCGTCGGTCGCGATCCCCTCGGTCACCCACTCGACGGACGCATCCGCGTACGCGCTCGTCGAGACGCCGTCCTCGCTGCTCCCGATCACGGTTCGATCGTTCGCGTCGAAGTAGTGGATCGCGGCGATGGAACCGGCGCTCTCAGCACGTTCCTCCCGGAGGAACGATTCGATCTCGGATTCGTCGCCGCGCAGAACGGGATCGGCCGCAGAAAGGTGTCGGGTCTTCTCTTCCGTCCGCTCGACCCATTCGCTGATCGTGTTCGCTTGCAACACCGTCGACCGTTCCATGTTGTCTTTCGTGCTCTTCTCGAGAGCGGCGCCAGTTTGCATGTAGATGAGCCCGCCAAACGTGGCGATGATCACGAGAACGATGCAGAACAGGACTGCCAGTTTGAGCGAAAAGCTCCCCCTGAGACGCCCTATCGGAGAGAATGTATTGCGTTTCCCCATGTTCGGATACATCGTGACACTCGCATACTAAAAGTGTATTTGTAGATGACGGCATTAAACAAAAGTAGGTTTCATTATATGTACCCGAAGAGATACTCGGAGGGCTGGGGCCGCTCGCATCGGGTCGTCCGTACTATCCAACAACTGTACGTCTCGTGATCCGCAACTGTGTCCCGCGTTTCTCGCGTCGATTCGTACATTAACCCCGTTCACCCTACACGCGGGAGTCGACGATCGGCGCGGTCGATCGCCGCGGATAACGCGCGGACATCGGAGACGAGCGCGCCGTTCGGATCGTCTTGCGGCCGATCGCGTTCCTGTGTGAGCTCGGCGGCCGCCCGCAACGACCGAATGCCCCCCGTTCGACGCCGGCGACCTCGTCCGCGATCGCCTCGAGTTGCAGGCGCGTTACGACAGTTTTCTCCCGCTCGGGCCGGAGATAAGTACATCCGACTCAGTGGGATACGGTGTCGTGAACCGTCGAAGAAGCTGTTCGACTTCGTTCTCTCGATGAAGCAGATCAGACGGGACGGATTTGTCATCAAAGACACGCGGATCTGCGATCATATCACCGATCACAATCACGTTCCATGAAAAGACTCCTTGTGTTTCCGAATAATCAAACAGGATGATATTTTGGTAGTATCGGTAGGGATTAGCACGGATTCTTTACCTAGAGAGGCCGTGAAACGCGTGTTCAGTATAAGTGGTAAAGTCATCGGGCTGGTAATCGACCTTTCCAGATGCTGTCAAAGGCAGCGTGCTGAATCCAGAGGATGTATTCAGCAAGCGGTCACGACGTACAATAGTCTAGTCAGTCACCGCTCTCAAGACGACTTTACGTCGATTACCTTTCCCATGCGTTCAGTCCTTTTCGAAACAGCCGCCCCATCCGTATTCTCCTCTGTCGCTGTGGGCGTCCCAAAGCCACGAGTCAGTACAGTAGGACGTGAGAACGACTACGTACACAACGTCTCCATATCGGATATAGAGACCCGAGATGTAGTCAGAGTCGTGTTCGAGTCGTGAGTACCACGGAAGGGCCGACAGAGCGTGAGCTACCGTATCGTACTCACGTTCAGTCACTTCGATATCCGCTTGACCGTTTTGACGCGCCTGTTGAAGTCCTCTTCGTATCGGCTCAACATCCGTAATACGTCCATCAGAGGCTTCAGTAACCGTCGTCTGAGGCGGCGTATCGGTGGACAACACTTGAAGCAATCCACCATTCATCCCCGGATCGCTAATACAACCGGAGAGAGCGGCGAGGGATACACCCGCGGTACGAGCGAGGAACCTTCGTCGATTCACGTGTTTCGTTCTCTACAGGTGGTTAATAGCTTATCTACACCGATGGAACCCTAGTCTGTGACTGATACGCTCCCTGTATTCAGCACGATGTTTTTGACAGCTATCGGTGAGATCGACTTCCGAACCGTCACCGACTTTGTCTGTGCTGAGCAGTCACTACCTCCGCAAATCAAGCCAGATCCGTGCAACATTCGCACTATGTGTTTTCACTGGTCCCAGTCATGTTCTCGAAGGTACGTCTCAAGCCGGGTAAGATCGATATTACGGTCACGTTCCAGTGCCTCAACATCGACACCGTATCCGTACTCGTTGATCCATTCGAACATCATTGCTAACACCTCCCCCATCTCCTCACGGGCGACCTCGATCGGGACGTGCTGGGCGTCAACCTTAGTCTCTGTCACGTCAGTGAAAACTTCAGCCGCACTTTCGAGCGTGTGCTCATCGCCGGCCACTTCAACGGTCTCACCAACGTATTCCTCGGGGGTCGCCAACGCAGTGACGGCGAGCGCGCCGATGTCGGAGGCATCGACCATCTGCATCGAGACGCCCTCAGCCAGGGGGGACACAAGGGTTCCGTTCAGGATCACTTCGCGCTGGCGCTCGTAGTTCTGCATGATCGTGACGGGGCGAAGGATCGTTGCAGGAAGCCCAAGGCCGTGAATTCGCTGTTCGATGTCGTACTTCGACTCGAAGTTAGGAATCCCGGTGTCGCGCTCGGCTCCGGCGACGGAGCTAAACACGAACTGCTCGATGCCGATTTCGGCCGCGACCTCTGCCATGTTCGTTCCTTGCTCGATCTCAGCCTCAATCCCTGCCTCAGTAGGTGTCGTACCGCTCTCAGCCTCAATCGTGACGCAGTATACCGCGTCAACGGTCTCAACCGCTGGCGTGAGACTGGCTTTATCCAGGAGGTTTCCCTCAACGAGCGTCGCGCCCCGATCGGCAAGCGCCTGCGCGCGATCGCTCTCGGGACTGCGCGTCAACGCGTGGACATCGAAGTCGCCGTACTCGCCGGATAATAGGTGGTTAGCAACCGCCCCACCCTGGCGGCCAGTCGCTCCGACGACTAAGACGCTGAACTGACTCATAGCGAATCCTCCGGGCCCCTGTTTAATTGTCGGATTCTGGCGGCACGTTCGTCGTGCTGCATTTGTCTCACCATGATATGTACTACGGGGGGATGCAGCTTGGTGATTACCGTAAACATGTTCAACACCATGCGGATAAGGCTGGGAGTCGAAAACAGTGGTATATGCCAAGTGCACAGGTTAAATTCAAATTCTCTGACGGGCCAGGCGCACTCTCAACCGAGCGCCCGGACGATGAGTTCCGGATTCTAGCGACCCTCCCGACAAGAGATGGCATTCAAGTAGTCCTCGAAGTTCAGACGTTTGACACCGCAGCCATCATTCGACACTTCGACGAAGCATCGTGGTTGCCGTCCTACGACGTGCTGCACGCCGATGAGCAGACGTTGCTCATTCAGTACTCCCACCAGTTCCTCCCCCCGCTGCATCGTGCACTTCTTTCCTCGGGGCCCCTCCTGCAGTATCCCCTGACCCTTCGAGATGGGTGGATGTTCAGTGACATAACTACTTCACACGAGCAGCTATCCCGACTCAAAGACGCATTCGAGGCCGAGGGGATCCCGTATGAAATCGGCTCGGTCACACAGTCAACCGACCCAACAGACCTACTGACGGATCGCCAACGGCGGTTCATTACCGCGGCGGTTGAGCACGGGTACTACGATAGCCCGCGCGAGTGCACGCTCACCGAGCTTGCGGCTGCGCTGGATGTCAGCAAAGGTGGAGCAAGTCGCATTCTCCACCGCGCTGAAGGCCGCATCATCAAGAACTTCCTCGGCGAACCAGCCGTGTGAACCGTTCACCAAGGTAACCTCTACTGATGAGGTAGGTCTCGATTGGTGTAAAAAAGGTTCAACTCCTGTCGCGACCTCTCTATGTATGCTATGGAACGATATGTCGATGGATTCGTCCTCCCGATCCCGAACGATAAGCTTGATGCGTACCGCGAAATAGCCGATGAGGCCGGACAGCTTTGGATCGAACACGGCGCCCTTGAGTATTTCGAAGGAGTGGGAGACGACATGGAGCCAGACATGGGCGACATGTCGATGCGGCTCTTCCCACAGCTCGCCGAAACCGGGGACGACGAAACGGTCGTGTTCTCATTTATTGTGTTCGAATCTCGAGAGCACCGAGACGAGGTGAACGCAAAGGTAATGGATGATCCCGCGATGGACCCGGAAAACTACGATGAGGAGATGCCCGTCGACCTCGAGCGCATGGCGTACGGCGGCTTCCGCTCCATCGTCAGCTACGAGGAGTGATGAAGTGACCTCTGCTGAGGTACGATGGCCCGATTTCGGTCAGGGGGAATCGGTCAATACGAATTCGTACCATCTGGGTCTTCGAACGACGCATAGGTTCCCAATGCTGGGAGAACATCCCTAAAAGTTACTTGGATATGGAATCGTGAACCGTCGAAGAAGCTGTTCAATTTCATTCTCCCGATGAAGCAGGTCGGGCGGAACAAATTTGTCATCGAAGACCCAGAGGATCCGCAACAATATCACCAATCGCAATCACATCTCGTAAAGAGACTTCTTGCTATTCCGAATAATCCAGCGAGATGAAAGAGTAACTGTGACCAGTAGATTGTAACATGTGTTTCACATATAAAA
It includes:
- a CDS encoding DUF1428 domain-containing protein: MERYVDGFVLPIPNDKLDAYREIADEAGQLWIEHGALEYFEGVGDDMEPDMGDMSMRLFPQLAETGDDETVVFSFIVFESREHRDEVNAKVMDDPAMDPENYDEEMPVDLERMAYGGFRSIVSYEE
- a CDS encoding NmrA/HSCARG family protein, translated to MSQFSVLVVGATGRQGGAVANHLLSGEYGDFDVHALTRSPESDRAQALADRGATLVEGNLLDKASLTPAVETVDAVYCVTIEAESGTTPTEAGIEAEIEQGTNMAEVAAEIGIEQFVFSSVAGAERDTGIPNFESKYDIEQRIHGLGLPATILRPVTIMQNYERQREVILNGTLVSPLAEGVSMQMVDASDIGALAVTALATPEEYVGETVEVAGDEHTLESAAEVFTDVTETKVDAQHVPIEVAREEMGEVLAMMFEWINEYGYGVDVEALERDRNIDLTRLETYLREHDWDQ
- a CDS encoding methyl-accepting chemotaxis protein; this encodes MGKRNTFSPIGRLRGSFSLKLAVLFCIVLVIIATFGGLIYMQTGAALEKSTKDNMERSTVLQANTISEWVERTEEKTRHLSAADPVLRGDESEIESFLREERAESAGSIAAIHYFDANDRTVIGSSEDGVSTSAYADASVEWVTEGIATDEAGHVTVTHPYHDPVADVPAVAFVSSVPDDPDRVIVVVVDLETQTNQLERPSVSEGAFTHVVDSRGTVVMSHDKGDINTQNMGGDAELSVESMAVKRGIRGETGYLEMEMDAHGMMAMGYAPIPETNWVVMTHIPAEAAYALQDDITQSVLALVAFSLLGLGLIGAIVGRNTSRSIGRLVEQTEKLEDGDLDAELETSRSDEIGRLYDAFDSMRVSLREQIEEVERARQRAEQARDETTRLNRHLEQKADEYRTVMRECAEGDLTRRLDPESESEAMSDIAVEFNEMIAELEETTEQLSQFATAVAAASEEVTAGTEEVHSASEQVAGSIQEIADGAERQNENLQTIDAEMDGLSTTTEEIASSSNEVATLARRTAETGRTGRETAQNAIEGMGDISDESERAVAEIERLETEIEQIDELVESIGEVAEQTNMLALNANIEASRSANSGEGFSAVASEVKELAEETKVTAEDIENRIEAIKTQTGRTAEGVQRTSQQIADHREAVAEAVEALEEIARYAAETNDGVQEISAATEQQAASTQEVVSMIDEVSTISRETTNEAETVAAAGEEQTTALTEITHSANTLSQQASELSSKLDEFETDADIDLDRSFSADTIDVRDEGSAFDDLLQDRNATEGDESNADTDDRPAQSESGADRDDVFTFVDSTEADDIPVDDSDQKTER
- a CDS encoding energy-coupling factor transporter transmembrane component T family protein, which gives rise to MIAYEHDETIAHRLDPRSKLAVQIGFAATALAHTSPRALVALSAVAAVFLAAARLPVWRTLVAYRFALVVVAIAPLLSAATLGSPWIDVDAGLASARAGYRVLLVLLVSAAYVRSTPVRDSRAAIQRTIPGKPGQVLGVGVALVFRFLPVLRADFRTIRDAMAARLGTERSAVDRAGTIGAIGLSRAFDRADRLALALQARCFAWNPTLPALWFGPLDYLAVALGIALALSALL
- a CDS encoding helix-turn-helix domain-containing protein: MPSAQVKFKFSDGPGALSTERPDDEFRILATLPTRDGIQVVLEVQTFDTAAIIRHFDEASWLPSYDVLHADEQTLLIQYSHQFLPPLHRALLSSGPLLQYPLTLRDGWMFSDITTSHEQLSRLKDAFEAEGIPYEIGSVTQSTDPTDLLTDRQRRFITAAVEHGYYDSPRECTLTELAAALDVSKGGASRILHRAEGRIIKNFLGEPAV